Proteins from a single region of Nitrospira sp.:
- the mobB gene encoding molybdopterin-guanine dinucleotide biosynthesis protein B, which translates to MSVPILSFVGRSNSGKTTLIERVIPLLVRAGYKVATVKHAGHGFDLDTEGKDSWRHKQAGASSVVIISKSSLAMFADVSDRMNVEDVRERYLDPSYDLILAEGWRSEGYQKIVVVRDQIGEVPVSQDGLLAVVSNKPVETTVPLLDPDDVAGVAELIIRHFPRPRRDDA; encoded by the coding sequence ATGTCGGTACCTATCCTGTCTTTTGTCGGCCGATCGAACAGCGGCAAAACCACGCTCATCGAGCGCGTGATTCCGTTGTTGGTACGGGCGGGCTATAAGGTGGCGACTGTTAAGCATGCCGGGCATGGGTTTGATCTCGATACTGAAGGAAAAGACAGCTGGCGGCACAAACAGGCTGGTGCGAGCAGTGTGGTGATCATTTCAAAGAGTAGCCTAGCCATGTTTGCCGATGTCTCGGACCGTATGAATGTCGAGGATGTGCGGGAACGGTATCTAGATCCGTCGTACGATTTGATTTTGGCCGAAGGGTGGCGCAGCGAGGGCTATCAAAAAATCGTGGTGGTGCGTGATCAGATTGGAGAAGTTCCCGTCTCCCAGGACGGTCTGTTAGCCGTCGTGTCCAATAAGCCGGTGGAGACGACAGTACCGTTGCTCGATCCCGATGATGTGGCTGGGGTGGCGGAGTTGATCATCCGGCACTTTCCC